The Acidobacteriota bacterium genome has a segment encoding these proteins:
- a CDS encoding TonB-dependent receptor, with the protein MTRKSVVSLAFCAILLGLVLPVGAAGPTGALKGRVMDGKGKPLNGAYLYVTSPTALGMANYTITKSGRFAIVGLAPGKYKVVAEMPGFKTVTIDGVVVSSGATATVDFRLPPAEVEEEAATARPGSTLDRDSARAAVVIDRPLIERLPLRRDLTDLLGIVPGLIFETVPNQGRMSLDGSPLTEAVVVQDGVIVTHPTDGRVMDRINTDLIQEVVVESAGHSAETGPGQGAYINIAHKIGAAKTEGLVSYSVSGKGLTHSLWTADELAGMPQATPTALRRENDLSLTLGAPVLRDMAWMFANFRYDSLGRRAPFTYWTDPLGLRHFVYDYKQRDLSGMFKLSMDVLDKFKGVLEFGYTRHYEPAYGADIGTLTPESSTRDLEGEGTFLARIGGSYVSGQSTRIDINIGYAKYEQPLRLNSAASDKPQYADLISGRAWGSGSLNDREAASRMRGAAALTRLEDGLLGAFHEFVVGAEYETTASRSSTWKADNLIYNYVSGSPYTFGTATSPTSGDEVGYGLIGFYIAPKAEGGMSLKRELKRVGFFAQDTIKVGGRLSLSAGLRFDRSETRFNSFSKSASGNSVSVTLGTDLIKPLLGYSIFSSLSLASWDKAIVWNSLSPRFGLSFDLLGNGRTVIKGTWARLPEYLGLGYSQDLAQVDPTASHDFFWYDEDGDGLVGDDDSYAIVPYDYRVYSSTYFRQAVDPDLSAPVTEEWTAGLEQSAGADLVLAARYIDRRKTNLIGQVVFDPSTGAEWWRAEDAPEGWWVPFSTVVPGTGGYPDVALNLYLPATQAPDYFKRIENVPELEARYRSVEFSFHKRMSHNWQAFGSIAWNRATGTTSVASRWGAGNSPVLLTPNSFTNIAATDRLLQDRPLVLKLAGTFRFPLDIYASALFKMQSGGTWARTVTIIPPAAWAAANGAKVTPITVYLENPGSRRYDAWKTLDLRLEKDFLRAGLSRFSLSVDVFNLLGEKYRTLDLNDGGTWAPDGAGASAGTRILSGTYGTLTPYIGTRTIRLNLNLKF; encoded by the coding sequence TTGACCAGAAAATCCGTCGTTTCACTGGCCTTCTGCGCGATCCTCCTGGGCCTCGTCCTCCCCGTCGGCGCGGCCGGCCCGACGGGCGCCCTCAAGGGCCGGGTCATGGACGGGAAAGGCAAGCCCCTCAACGGCGCCTACCTCTACGTGACCTCCCCCACCGCCCTCGGCATGGCCAATTACACGATCACGAAATCGGGACGCTTCGCCATCGTCGGCCTGGCGCCCGGCAAGTACAAGGTCGTCGCCGAGATGCCGGGCTTCAAGACGGTCACGATCGACGGCGTCGTCGTTTCGTCCGGGGCGACCGCCACCGTGGATTTCCGCCTGCCCCCCGCCGAGGTCGAGGAAGAGGCGGCGACGGCCAGGCCCGGATCGACCCTCGACCGGGACTCGGCCCGCGCCGCCGTGGTCATCGACCGGCCGCTCATCGAACGCCTGCCTCTCCGCCGCGACCTGACGGACCTCCTGGGGATCGTCCCCGGGCTGATCTTCGAGACCGTCCCGAACCAGGGGCGGATGTCGCTCGACGGCTCGCCCCTGACGGAGGCGGTCGTCGTCCAGGACGGCGTCATCGTCACCCACCCGACCGACGGCCGGGTCATGGACCGGATCAACACCGATCTCATCCAGGAGGTCGTGGTCGAATCGGCCGGCCATTCGGCCGAGACCGGGCCGGGCCAGGGGGCCTATATCAATATCGCCCATAAGATCGGGGCGGCCAAAACGGAAGGGCTCGTTTCCTACAGCGTCTCCGGCAAGGGCCTGACCCATTCGCTCTGGACGGCCGACGAGCTGGCGGGGATGCCCCAGGCCACACCGACGGCCCTCCGGCGCGAGAACGACCTGTCGCTCACCCTGGGCGCCCCCGTCCTCCGGGACATGGCCTGGATGTTCGCCAATTTCCGGTACGACAGCCTCGGCCGCCGGGCCCCCTTCACCTACTGGACCGATCCGCTCGGCCTCCGTCACTTCGTCTACGACTACAAGCAGCGGGACCTCTCCGGGATGTTCAAACTGTCGATGGACGTCCTGGACAAGTTCAAGGGCGTCCTGGAGTTCGGCTACACGCGCCACTACGAGCCGGCCTACGGGGCCGACATCGGCACCCTGACTCCGGAATCGTCCACCCGCGACCTCGAGGGCGAGGGGACCTTCCTGGCCCGGATCGGCGGCAGCTACGTCTCCGGACAGAGCACGCGCATCGACATCAACATCGGCTATGCCAAGTACGAGCAGCCGCTCCGCCTCAACTCGGCGGCCAGCGACAAGCCCCAGTACGCGGACCTGATCTCGGGGCGCGCGTGGGGCAGCGGCTCGCTCAACGACCGCGAAGCCGCCAGCCGGATGCGGGGCGCCGCGGCCCTGACCCGGCTCGAGGACGGCCTCCTCGGGGCCTTCCACGAGTTCGTCGTCGGCGCCGAGTACGAGACGACCGCCTCGCGGTCATCGACCTGGAAAGCCGACAACCTGATCTACAACTACGTTTCCGGCAGCCCCTACACCTTCGGGACGGCCACGTCGCCCACGTCCGGCGACGAGGTCGGCTACGGCCTCATCGGCTTCTACATCGCCCCGAAGGCCGAGGGCGGCATGTCGCTCAAGCGCGAGCTCAAGCGGGTCGGCTTCTTCGCCCAGGACACGATCAAGGTCGGCGGGCGCCTGTCCCTGTCCGCCGGGCTGCGGTTCGACCGGTCCGAGACCCGGTTCAACTCCTTCTCCAAGAGCGCGAGCGGCAACAGCGTGAGCGTCACGCTCGGCACCGACCTCATCAAGCCGCTCCTCGGCTACAGCATCTTCAGCTCGCTCAGCCTCGCGAGCTGGGACAAGGCCATCGTCTGGAACTCCCTCTCGCCCCGCTTCGGCCTGAGCTTCGACCTCCTGGGCAACGGCCGGACCGTCATCAAGGGCACCTGGGCCCGGCTCCCGGAATACCTCGGGCTGGGTTACTCCCAGGACCTGGCCCAGGTCGACCCGACCGCATCCCACGACTTTTTCTGGTACGACGAGGACGGGGACGGCCTGGTCGGCGACGACGACTCGTACGCCATAGTCCCCTATGATTACCGGGTCTACAGCAGCACCTACTTCCGCCAGGCCGTCGACCCCGACCTGTCCGCCCCCGTGACCGAGGAATGGACGGCCGGCCTGGAGCAGTCGGCCGGGGCCGATCTCGTCCTGGCCGCCCGCTACATCGACCGCCGCAAGACCAATCTCATCGGCCAGGTCGTCTTCGATCCTTCGACCGGGGCCGAATGGTGGCGGGCCGAGGACGCGCCCGAGGGTTGGTGGGTTCCCTTCTCGACCGTCGTCCCGGGGACCGGCGGCTACCCCGACGTGGCCCTGAACCTCTACCTCCCGGCGACCCAGGCCCCGGATTATTTCAAGCGGATCGAGAACGTCCCGGAGCTCGAAGCCCGGTACCGGAGCGTCGAGTTCTCATTCCACAAGAGGATGTCCCATAACTGGCAGGCCTTCGGCTCCATCGCCTGGAACCGGGCCACGGGCACGACCAGCGTGGCCTCCCGTTGGGGCGCCGGCAACTCCCCCGTCCTGCTGACCCCGAACTCCTTCACCAACATCGCCGCGACCGACCGGCTCCTGCAGGACCGGCCGCTCGTCCTGAAGCTGGCCGGGACCTTCCGCTTCCCGCTGGACATCTACGCCAGCGCGCTCTTCAAGATGCAGAGCGGCGGCACCTGGGCCCGGACGGTGACCATCATCCCGCCGGCCGCGTGGGCCGCGGCCAACGGCGCCAAGGTGACCCCCATCACGGTCTACCTGGAGAACCCTGGCTCGCGGCGCTACGACGCCTGGAAGACCCTGGACCTCCGGCTGGAAAAGGACTTCCTGCGGGCCGGGCTCAGCCGCTTCTCCCTGTCGGTGGACGTCTTCAACCTGCTCGGCGAGAAATACCGGACGCTCGATCTCAACGACGGCGGGACCTGGGCCCCGGACGGCGCGGGCGCCAGCGCGGGCACGCGGATCCTCAGCGGCACCTACGGGACCCTGACGCCGTATATCGGCACGCGGACGATCCGGCTGAACCTCAATCTAAAATTTTAG
- a CDS encoding ROK family protein, with protein sequence MTSSYNAGFDIGGTQIKYGLVDPEGRLAVKGKVRSPESMAGILAVLGETWTGLKKKSPGPIRACGFGIAGFYSTKDRKILQSPNYPSLDGYPILPALRRVIDVPVRIGNDANLAAYGEFRHGSGRGARSLVLLTVGTGIGGGIILDGRLWEGEGGYAGELGHITVNPDGETCGCGRRGCLETEASAPRLVRNYRALSGRTDVTDSKEVYLRAKAGDPAALESFRKLAHWLGIGIGIIVTALDPEKVLIGGGVVSAGRLLLDPVVEEARRWSHPIPFAGCRVEKAALGNDAGLVGAAAWAGLKAGRRG encoded by the coding sequence ATGACATCCTCGTACAACGCCGGCTTCGACATCGGCGGCACGCAGATCAAGTATGGGTTGGTCGACCCCGAAGGCCGGCTGGCCGTAAAGGGAAAGGTCCGGAGCCCCGAGAGCATGGCCGGGATCCTGGCCGTCCTCGGGGAGACCTGGACCGGCCTCAAGAAGAAGTCCCCCGGGCCCATCCGCGCCTGCGGCTTCGGCATCGCCGGCTTCTACAGCACGAAAGACCGCAAGATCCTCCAGTCGCCCAACTATCCCAGCCTCGACGGATACCCCATCCTGCCGGCCCTGCGCCGGGTCATCGATGTCCCGGTCCGGATCGGCAACGACGCCAACCTGGCCGCCTACGGCGAGTTCCGGCACGGCTCCGGCCGGGGCGCCCGCAGCCTGGTCCTCCTGACCGTCGGCACGGGCATCGGCGGCGGCATCATCCTCGACGGCCGGCTCTGGGAAGGAGAGGGCGGCTACGCCGGGGAGCTCGGCCACATCACGGTCAACCCCGACGGCGAAACATGCGGCTGCGGCCGGCGCGGCTGCCTCGAAACCGAGGCCTCGGCCCCCCGGCTGGTCCGCAACTACCGGGCCCTTTCGGGCCGGACCGACGTCACGGATTCCAAAGAGGTCTATCTCCGGGCCAAGGCCGGCGACCCGGCCGCCCTGGAGAGCTTCCGCAAGCTCGCCCACTGGCTGGGCATCGGCATCGGCATCATCGTCACGGCCCTCGACCCCGAGAAGGTCCTGATCGGCGGCGGCGTCGTTTCGGCCGGCCGGCTCCTGCTCGACCCGGTCGTCGAGGAAGCCCGCCGCTGGTCCCATCCCATCCCGTTCGCCGGCTGCCGCGTCGAGAAAGCGGCCCTGGGCAACGACGCCGGCCTCGTCGGCGCGGCCGCCTGGGCCGGCCTCAAGGCGGGACGGCGGGGATGA
- a CDS encoding twin-arginine translocase TatA/TatE family subunit produces MFGSLGAPELILILLIVVIIFGARKLPDLGKSIGEGIRNFKKSIKDEHEGPKPPESPKN; encoded by the coding sequence ATGTTTGGATCCCTCGGAGCGCCCGAACTGATCCTGATCCTGCTCATCGTGGTCATCATCTTCGGCGCACGCAAGCTCCCGGACCTCGGCAAGTCCATCGGCGAAGGCATCCGTAATTTCAAGAAGTCGATCAAGGACGAGCACGAAGGCCCCAAGCCCCCCGAGTCCCCAAAGAACTGA
- a CDS encoding GWxTD domain-containing protein: MRALPRLKVNASARTAIFGLAAVVLAAGLAAGPASGAMGAARTKMSKAHAEWLDKVDYIITKDERKIFRELPESGRDDFIAEFWKRRDPSPDSERNEFKIEYENRVAKAATLFLGEGRPGWRTDRGRIFILFGPPSERLTYPMDASGYCREIWYYGAFPVVFIDEHCSGYFVMRAINLEHLQELNIAQGYFQKTFSQEKKFFDYEVSMQKTRAEGGVYEGRVFVDVPYDTIWFNFKGGRLETAFEAHLEISDNSGTILWQAENTFPLTLEEKDLTENRKSRFRMEFPLLLDKDLDRLKSQKLRLDVSVRSTSEGEELKKAVAFQLKF, from the coding sequence ATGAGAGCCTTACCTCGCCTCAAGGTCAACGCCAGCGCGCGTACCGCCATCTTCGGGCTGGCCGCGGTCGTGCTCGCCGCCGGCCTGGCCGCCGGTCCCGCCTCCGGGGCCATGGGCGCGGCGCGCACCAAGATGAGCAAGGCCCACGCCGAGTGGCTGGACAAGGTCGATTACATCATCACCAAGGACGAGCGCAAGATCTTCCGCGAGCTCCCGGAGAGCGGCCGGGACGATTTCATCGCCGAGTTCTGGAAGCGGCGCGATCCCAGCCCCGATTCCGAGCGCAACGAGTTCAAGATCGAATATGAGAACCGGGTGGCCAAGGCCGCGACCCTGTTCCTCGGCGAGGGGCGGCCGGGCTGGCGGACCGACCGGGGCCGCATCTTCATCCTGTTCGGGCCGCCGTCGGAGCGCCTGACCTATCCCATGGACGCCTCCGGCTACTGCCGGGAGATCTGGTATTACGGCGCCTTCCCGGTCGTCTTCATCGACGAGCACTGCTCCGGCTACTTCGTCATGCGGGCCATCAACCTGGAGCATCTCCAGGAGCTCAACATCGCCCAGGGCTACTTCCAGAAGACCTTCTCGCAGGAGAAGAAGTTCTTCGATTACGAGGTCTCGATGCAGAAGACCCGGGCCGAGGGCGGGGTCTACGAAGGCCGGGTCTTCGTCGACGTCCCCTACGACACGATCTGGTTCAATTTCAAGGGCGGACGCCTGGAGACGGCCTTCGAAGCGCATCTCGAGATCTCGGACAATTCCGGGACGATCCTCTGGCAGGCCGAGAACACGTTCCCGCTGACGCTCGAGGAAAAGGACCTGACCGAGAACCGCAAGAGCCGCTTCCGCATGGAATTCCCCCTGCTCCTCGACAAGGACCTGGATCGGCTGAAGTCCCAGAAGCTGCGGCTGGACGTCTCGGTCCGGAGCACGTCCGAGGGCGAGGAGCTGAAGAAGGCCGTGGCCTTCCAGCTAAAATTTTAG